Proteins encoded within one genomic window of Lampris incognitus isolate fLamInc1 chromosome 1, fLamInc1.hap2, whole genome shotgun sequence:
- the sdhaf1 gene encoding succinate dehydrogenase assembly factor 1, mitochondrial, translated as MVRHSKLQKQVLALYRQFLRAGHAKPGFIPRIRDEFRENSRIKKTDVMHIEYLYRRGQRQLEQLKDVNTKQLGSFSKPKEDS; from the coding sequence ATGGTTCGCCACAGTAAACTGCAGAAACAGGTTCTGGCTCTGTATCGCCAGTTCCTGCGAGCGGGCCATGCCAAGCCAGGCTTCATCCCCAGGATCCGGGACGAGTTCAGGGAGAACTCGAGAATCAAGAAGACTGACGTCATGCACATCGAGTACCTGTACCGCCGTGGCCAGCGCCAGCTGGAGCAGCTTAAGGACGTCAACACCAAACAGCTGGGCTCCTTCTCCAAACCTAAAGAGGACAGCTGA